TGCGATAAGCTTCGGGTAGGCGCAAATAGCCTGTGATCCGGAGATTTCCGAATGGGGCAACCCACATGTTTAACGACATGTACTGTATACTGAATTCATAGGTATATGGAGACATACCCGGGGAACTGAAACATCTAAGTACCCGGAGGAAGAGAAAGAAATATCGATTTTCTTAGTAGCGGCGAGCGAAAAGGAATCAGCCCAAACCAGGGACTTTGTCCCTGGGGTTGTGGATAGATTATCACTGCATAATATCTTAACCGAAGAGTTCTGGAAAGCTCTACCGCAGAAGGTAATAGTCCTGTAGGTTAAAAGAGAAAATTGCAAGATCTAATCCAGAGTACCACGAGACACGTGAAACCTTGTGGGAAGCTGGGAGGACCACCTCCCAAGGCTAAATACTAACTAGTGACCGATAGTGAAGCAGTACCGTGAGGGAAAGGTGAAAAGAACCCCGGAAGGGGAGTGAAATAGAACCTGAAACCGTGTGCCTACAACCGGTCGTAGCACTTTTTATGTGTGACGACGTGCTTTTTGTAGAACGAGCCAGCGAGTTACGGTATGCAGCAAGGTTAAGCACTTATGGTGCGCAGCCGAAGGGAAACCAAGTCTTAACAGGGCGACTAGTTGCATGCTGTAGACCCGAAACCGGGTGACCTATCCATGGCCAGGTTGAAGCGGAAGTAAAATTCCGTGGAGGACCGAACCACATTGGTGTTGAAAAACCATGGGATGAGCTGTGGATAGCGGAGAAATTCCAATCGAACTCGGAGATAGCTGGTTCTCCTCGAAATAGCTTTAGGGCTAGCGTCGATTAATTGAGTTATGGAGGTAGAGCACTGAATGAGGTAGGGGCTGACAACAGTTACTGAACTCTATCAAACTCCGAATGCCATATACTTTTATTTCGGCAGTCAGACTGCGAATGATAAGATCCGTAGTCAAAAGGGAAACAGCCCAGATCATCAGCTAAGGTCCCAAAGTGTAAGTTAAGTGGTAAAGGATGTGGGATTTCTAAGACAACTAGGATGTTGGCTCAGAAGCAGCCACTCATTTAAAGAGTGCGTAATAGCTCACTAGTCAAGAGATCCTGCGCCGAAAATGTCCGGGGCTAAAACTTACCACCGAAGCTATGGGCTCGTAAGAGCGGTAGAGGAGCTTCCTGCACCGGTTGAAGTCGTACCGTAAGGAGCGGTGGACAGTGCAGGAGTGAGTATGCTGGCATAAGTAGCGAGAACTAAGTGAGAATCTTAGTGGTCGAAAACCTAAGGTTTCCTGAGGAAGGCTCGTCCGCTCAGGGTTAGTCGGGTCCTAAGCCGAGGCCGAAAGGCGTAGGTGATGGATAATCGGTTGATATTCCGATACCACCTTTCTCCGTTATGAGAGATGGGGTGACGCAGAAGGATAAGATGTGCGCACTATTGGATGTGCGTCTAAGCACTAAGACGTGCAGGCTGGCAAATCCGCCTGATTAGTCAAGGTGTTATGGGGAGCTAATTTTTAGCGAAGTATCTGATTTCACACTGCCAAGAAAAGCCTCTATCAAGGAAAAAGGTGCCCGTACCGCAAACCGACACAGGTAGGTGAGGAGAGAATCCTAAGACCATCGGAAGAATCGTTGTTAAGGAACTCGGCAAATTGACCCCGTAACTTCGGGAGAAGGGGTGCCTGCTTTTAGCAGGCCGCAGAGGATAGGCCCAAGCAACTGTTTAGCAAAAACACAGGTCTCTGCTAAAGCGAAAGCTGATGTATAGGGGCTGACGCCTGCCCGGTGCTGGAAGGTTAAGGGGATCCGTAAGAGTAATCGAAGCGGTGAACTTAAGCCCCAGTAAACGGCGGCCGTAACTATAACGGTCCTAAGGTAGCGAAATTCCTTGTCGGGTAAGTTCCGACCCGCACGAATGGCGTAATGATTTGGGCACTGTCTCAACAACGAATCCGGCGAAATTGTAGTGCAAGTGAAGATGCTTGCTACCCGCGATTGGACGGAAAGACCCCGTAGAGCTTTACTGTAGTTTAGCATTGAGTTTCGGTATTGTCTGTACAGGATAGGTGGGAGACTGGGATACAGTGGCGTCAGCTGCTGAGGAGTCGACCTTGGGATACCACCCTGACAGTACTGGAATTCTAACCGGAGGCCATGAAGCTGGTCACGGGACATTGCTAGATGGGCAGTTTGACTGGGGCGGTCGCCTCCTAAAAAGTAACGGAGGCGCCCAAAGGTTCCCTCAGCGCGGTTGGAAATCGCGCGAAGAGTGCAAAGGCAAAAGGGAGCCTGACTGCGACACAAACAAGTGGAGCAGGGACGAAAGTCGGGCTTAGTGATCCGGTGGTTCCTCGTGGGAGGGCCATCGCTCAACGGATAAAAGCTACCTCGGGGATAACAGGCTGATCTCCCCCAAGAGTCCACATCGACGGGGAGGTTTGGCACCTCGATGTCGGCTCGTCGCATCCTGGGGCTGAAGTAGGTCCCAAGGGTTGGGCTGTTCGCCCATTAAAGCGGCACGCGAGCTGGGTTCAGAACGTCGTGAGACAGTTCGGTCCCTATCCGTCGCGGGCGTAGGAAATTTGAGAGGAGCTGTCCTTAGTACGAGAGGACCGGGATGGACTGACCTCTGGTGCACCAGTTGTCACGCCAGTGGCACAGCTGGGTAGCTATGTCGGGAAGGGATAAACGCTGAAAGCATCTAAGCGTGAAGCCCACCTCAAGATAAGATTTCCCATAGCGTAAGCTAGTAAGACCCCTGAAAGAACATCAGGTTGATAGGTCAGAGGTGTAAGTGCAGTAATGTATTCAGCTGACTGATACTAATAGGTCGAGGGCTTGACCAAAATAAAATGAAGAAATAAAATTACTTTACCAGTTACTATGCAATTTTGAGAGTACAATTTTTTAGTTAAAAATTAAGAATTAAGAGTTAAGAATTTAGGAAAAAACTCCTAAGGAGTTTTAAAAGATTAAATTAAAGGAATTCCATAGGAATTTCATCAATAACTCTCAACTTTTAACTATTCACTCTTAACTTAATATATCCAGTGTCTATGACTTAGAGGTAACACTCCTTCCCATTCCGAACAGGCAGGTTAAGCTCTAATGTGCTGATGGTACTGCAGGGGAAGCCCTGTGGAAGAGTAGGTCGACGCTGGGTTATGTGGCCAATTAGCTCAGTCGGTAGAGCAGAGGACTGAAAATCCTCGTGTCTCTGGTTCGATTCCAGAATTGGCCACCAAAAAGAATCTATCTTAGAATGTACATATATTCTAAGATAGATTCTTTTTTCTTTATTATTAAAAATTAGATTTTAATAAATAAGTGTATCTTCAAGTAATATTTATTACTTTTGAGACCTCCCTAATTATATTTATATAAGTATACTTCAATTATATTATTCAATATTTTTAAGTAAATCATCTATATGGCCATCAACTTTTACTTTTCTATAAATTTTTTTAATATAACCTTTTTCATTTATTATAAAAGTACTACGTTCAATACCTATTTTCTTTTTACCGAACATATTTTTTTCTTTTAATACTCCGTATAGATTACATATTTTTTCTTCACTATCTGATAATAATATATAGGGTATATTTAATTTTTTTATAAATTTATCATGTGAGTCTAATGAATCTCTACTAACGCCTAGAATTATAGCATTTAGTTTTTTGAAATCTTCACTTTTTTCGATAAAACATACTGCTTCTTTAGAACAACCGGGTGTATTATCTTTTGGATAAAAATATAATATTATTTTTTTACCTAGATAATCACTTAATCTATGTTGTTGTCTATCTGAACCTTCTAGAGAAAAATCTGGTGCAATTGAACCTTCTATTATATCCATTTATATCACCACTTTATATATTTTTACCTATTGTACAATAATAGAAATAAAAAATCAACATTATATATTATTGCATAGAATATATATAAAGCATGTATAAACTAAAAATATTATATCTAAAATAAAGCACTATAAAATTTACATATTATAAATTTATAGTGTTTTATTTTAATCTATAATGGGAAAAATAAGTTTTAAATATCTATTACTTAATTATTGTGGGATAGTTTAGAGCGTTTTGTATATTTTTTTGAATTTGAATCAGTACCAATTTTTTCTCCATTTTCAATACCTATACTTCCTCCATTTTTAAAAAATATCTTTCTTAGTTCAGGATTAGATTTTGGTTTAGTTTTATTTAAATTTTTATTGTTATCCATTTTTTATCTCTCCTTAAGTATTTTAATGAAATTTTATATTAAATATTGAATTAATATATTCAATATTATTTTAACCAAAATGTTTTCTTAATATAGTAAGAAATAATTTGAAAACTTATTTTAATAATTGATTTTACAAATAGTAGAATTTTTAATTAGTAAATTGTATTATATAATAAGTATTAAAAAGGTGGGATATAAATGAAAACTATAGCAGCATTTTTTGATATAGATGGAACATTATATAGAGAAGCACTTATAGCAGAAGTATTTAAAAAACTTATAAAATATGAAATAATTGAGGAAAGAACTTGGTTTGAAGAAGTAAAACCTGAGTATGAAAAATGGGATATAAGAATAGGTAATTATGATAACTATTTATTAAAGATGGCAGAAATATATGTAAGAGCTATAAAAGGATTGCATAAATCCCAAGTTGAATTTATAGCAAAGCAAGTTGTTTCTCAAAAAGGAGATAGAGTATACACATACACTAGAGATAGAATAAAGTGGCATAAAGAAAGAGGACATAAAATAATAACAATATCAGGTAGTCCCTTAGAATTAGTAAAGGAGATGTCACTTAAGCATGGATTTGATGATTATAGAGGAGCAAAGTATTTATTAAAAGGAGATATATATACAGGAGAATTTATACCCATGTGGGATAGTAATAGTAAAAGAAAAGCTATTAGTGATTTAAGTAAACTTTATAATATTGATTTAAGTAAATCTTATGCCTATGGAGATACTTCTGGTGATTTAACTATGTTAGATGCTGTAAGCTATCCCACTTGTATAAACCCAACTAGGGAACTGCTACAAAAAATATTGTTAGATGAGCCACTTGGGAAAAAAATAAATATAGTAGTAGAGCGAAAGGATATGATATACAAACTTAATATGAATTGCATTAAATCTAATATATAAATTGGTACGTATTTATTATTTTTTAAGTTAATTATAATAAGATTTATATTATAGATATCTGATTATAAATACAAATTTATCATTTGAAAATATGAAATTTAAATATGTATGATCAATAAGTGAAAGGTGATTTACATGAATAAACAAAATCTAAGTAAATTAAAGAGATCTTTTTTAAAGAAAGATATTGATATAAGCGGAAGAGATGAATTCTTTAACTCTTCAGTTTTAATTCCGTTGATTTTAATACAAGATGAATATCATCTTGTATTTCAAAAAAGAAATAAAAATATAAGTCAAGGCGGAGAAGTTTGTTTTCCAGGAGGAAAATTTGATGATAAACTTGACAAAAATTCATTGGAAACAGCGATAAGAGAAATTTATGAAGAGTTTAACTTAAAAAAGGAAAAAATAGATGTTATAGGAAGAATGAATACAGTATTTTCGCCAATTGGGGCTATGGTTGATGGATATGTTGGTATATTAAATATTAGTAGTTTAGAAGAAATAAGAATTAATACTTCAGAAGTAGAATATATTTTTACAGTTCCTATGTCATACTTTGAAAAAAACAATCCCCAAAAATATTATGTTCAAATAAAGGCTCATCCTTTTACTATAGATAGTAATGGAAAAAAGAAGATATTATTACCTTATGATAAACTTAATTTACCTGAAACTTATTCCAAACCTTGGGGAAATTATAAGCATAGTATTTATATGTATAATCACAAAGAAGAAGTTATTTGGGGATTAACAGCTAGATTCATTTTAGATATAGTTAATATGATAAAAAAGTAAATTTTATTTAAATGATTTTAAAAATTCCTCCAAATTATTGCATACAAGTACAGGTTTATTGTAATGAGTAAGGTTTTTGGCTGTATTTACAAGTGAAGTATTTGGATTTACAATTATTAAATTATCTAATGTATTAAATTCAAAAGACTCCAATAATAGTTTTTTAATTCCAAAATCTGTTGGTGGAAAAGAATAACCAATAATTATTAAATTTTTACAGCAAGATAAAATTTCTTGTGCTTTGCTCCATAAAGTTGAAATTATATCTTGGGAATAATCTTTATATAATACTGGTGGTATTATAAGAGGATCAATTATTAAATCTTCATCCGTTTGTGTATTAAAGTATTTATAATCATCATCCAATATAAATTTGGTTTTTTTATAAGAGGCACTACTTTTATAATTTTTAAATAATGAATAATTATTTTCATATATACATTTAAACCAGTTTAATGAACCATGAAGTTTTAAAATGTTCCAACTAGATATAGAATTACTTGAATAATTATTTTCTGTATAAGGTTTAAAATTATTATTTGAACAGATTCTTATAGTATCAAATTTTACTCCATAACTTAAAAATGATTTCCATTTGTTATGAGATATAGCTTCTATAGCTTTTTCTAGATTACGATCATAGTTGAATGTAATTATATTTGAGCTTTTTTTATATATAAGTGAGGCAAAATTTAATAATAAATCTGATGATTTACTAAAGTATTCAAATTCACATAAATTTTCTATAAACATAAATTTTAATGTAGAGTTTATTCTTAATAATTTATTTATTAGTACTTGATTATTACTATTATAAGCATCAAATAATTGAAGTTGTAATAAAGTAAAACATTCTTCTAAATCAAAATCATCATATATTAAATTTTCTTTTGATTTTTTCCAATATTTATATATATACTCATATACTATTTCTATTTTATTGTTTAAGTAATTATAACTTTTATTTTTTAATATAGTATTAAAAAAGTTTGTTGAAAGTGGTGGTTTTAATCCATTTATATCTTTTATACATTGATTAAAACCAGCACCTAGTATATACGTAGTATTGTTTTTTTCCATAATATTTCATACTGCTAAAAATATTATAATAAAATTATGAAATGTTATTTTATAACAGTAATTTTCCTCCTGCATATATTTTATATATAGCTTTACCAGTATTTTAAATATTATTAGATTAGCATCAACAATACTAATAAAATTAGAGTATAAGGTCTTTAGTAAATAATATATAATGAGAATTATATATTTTAGCCTGGCGTATCATTATGATTAATTAAGAGAAAAACATAGATAAAAGGAGAAATATAGCGAGTTTTTATATATTTTTTTATTATTTGTTTTATATTAAGTCATTATTTGTGTTATTATATATATCGTTGTGATTGAAAAAACAAGAATATAATCACAAAAAAATATTGACAAATACTTTTGTTGATGTTATTATAT
This genomic window from Clostridium pasteurianum DSM 525 = ATCC 6013 contains:
- a CDS encoding peroxiredoxin — encoded protein: MDIIEGSIAPDFSLEGSDRQQHRLSDYLGKKIILYFYPKDNTPGCSKEAVCFIEKSEDFKKLNAIILGVSRDSLDSHDKFIKKLNIPYILLSDSEEKICNLYGVLKEKNMFGKKKIGIERSTFIINEKGYIKKIYRKVKVDGHIDDLLKNIE
- a CDS encoding SIR2 family protein — its product is MEKNNTTYILGAGFNQCIKDINGLKPPLSTNFFNTILKNKSYNYLNNKIEIVYEYIYKYWKKSKENLIYDDFDLEECFTLLQLQLFDAYNSNNQVLINKLLRINSTLKFMFIENLCEFEYFSKSSDLLLNFASLIYKKSSNIITFNYDRNLEKAIEAISHNKWKSFLSYGVKFDTIRICSNNNFKPYTENNYSSNSISSWNILKLHGSLNWFKCIYENNYSLFKNYKSSASYKKTKFILDDDYKYFNTQTDEDLIIDPLIIPPVLYKDYSQDIISTLWSKAQEILSCCKNLIIIGYSFPPTDFGIKKLLLESFEFNTLDNLIIVNPNTSLVNTAKNLTHYNKPVLVCNNLEEFLKSFK
- a CDS encoding NUDIX hydrolase — its product is MNKQNLSKLKRSFLKKDIDISGRDEFFNSSVLIPLILIQDEYHLVFQKRNKNISQGGEVCFPGGKFDDKLDKNSLETAIREIYEEFNLKKEKIDVIGRMNTVFSPIGAMVDGYVGILNISSLEEIRINTSEVEYIFTVPMSYFEKNNPQKYYVQIKAHPFTIDSNGKKKILLPYDKLNLPETYSKPWGNYKHSIYMYNHKEEVIWGLTARFILDIVNMIKK
- a CDS encoding HAD-IB family hydrolase, which encodes MKTIAAFFDIDGTLYREALIAEVFKKLIKYEIIEERTWFEEVKPEYEKWDIRIGNYDNYLLKMAEIYVRAIKGLHKSQVEFIAKQVVSQKGDRVYTYTRDRIKWHKERGHKIITISGSPLELVKEMSLKHGFDDYRGAKYLLKGDIYTGEFIPMWDSNSKRKAISDLSKLYNIDLSKSYAYGDTSGDLTMLDAVSYPTCINPTRELLQKILLDEPLGKKINIVVERKDMIYKLNMNCIKSNI